From Calothrix sp. PCC 6303, a single genomic window includes:
- a CDS encoding rhomboid family intramembrane serine protease, with protein MIPISDNVVGRTKPIITYILISISAVVFLWELYLDFHGELGKLINTWGIVPVNITQSMNIAIAGNQAAWVYVVISSTSIFLGMFLHASFAQIVSNLIFLWVFGKSLEKALGNWVFLGFFLICGTFTGIVQVFSEPNLTVPLVGMNSAIASILGGYAIRFPHAKVDSILPLILVYIPVKLQGGFYLFWWFVQQMFYGIGVLNIPPQGANQFTTAYWMQAVGILFGAGFMWLWKRQHKH; from the coding sequence ATGATTCCGATTTCTGATAATGTTGTTGGTCGAACTAAACCGATTATTACTTATATACTAATTAGTATTAGTGCAGTTGTGTTTTTATGGGAGTTATATTTAGACTTCCATGGAGAATTAGGGAAATTAATTAATACTTGGGGTATCGTACCAGTAAATATTACCCAATCAATGAATATTGCAATAGCAGGTAATCAAGCAGCTTGGGTATATGTGGTAATTAGTTCGACTTCTATATTTCTCGGAATGTTCCTTCATGCCAGTTTTGCTCAAATTGTGTCAAATTTGATATTTTTGTGGGTTTTTGGCAAAAGCTTAGAAAAAGCATTAGGAAATTGGGTTTTTCTGGGATTTTTCCTAATTTGTGGCACTTTCACAGGAATAGTTCAGGTTTTTTCGGAGCCTAATTTAACGGTACCATTAGTGGGGATGAATAGCGCGATCGCATCAATTCTCGGAGGGTATGCAATTCGTTTCCCCCACGCTAAGGTTGACTCAATTTTACCCCTCATCTTGGTGTACATTCCTGTGAAACTCCAAGGAGGTTTTTATCTCTTTTGGTGGTTTGTACAGCAAATGTTCTATGGAATCGGGGTTTTAAATATACCTCCCCAAGGTGCAAATCAATTTACCACAGCTTACTGGATGCAAGCTGTGGGAATATTATTTGGTGCAGGATTTATGTGGTTGTGGAAGCGTCAACATAAACACTAA
- a CDS encoding ABC-F family ATP-binding cassette domain-containing protein, which translates to MTLITLQSVQKDFGIKEILKDANLSLDITDKVGLIGTNGSGKSTLLKMIAGLEHIDSGQILVSSGAKVIYLPQQPDVDENLTVIEQIFADSGEQMQLVKEYEDISQKLAHNPENNQLVSRLSVVMQKMEATGAWELETNAKIILSKLGITDLDAKVGTLSGGYRKRIALATALLSEPDLLLMDEPTNHLDALSVEWLQTYLNRFRGALLLITHDRYFLDQVTNKIIEIDRGDIYSFSGNYSYYLEKKALAEESASSSQQKFQGVLRRELEWLKKGPKARSTKQKARIQRIEGMRETEFKEKLGKVDISTVSRRIGKKVIELNQVSKTYDERVLIKDFTYEFSPEDRIGIIGENGAGKSTLMNIITQKIHPDTGTVEIGSTIHIGYFDQHSDELLVAINEDQRVIDYIKEEGEFIKIADGTQISASQMLERFLFPGNQQYAPISKLSGGEKRRLFLLRVLMSAPNVLILDEPTNDLDVQTLAILEEYLEDFAGCVIVVSHDRYFLDRAVDTIFALEEGGNIRQYPGNYSVYIDYKKAEEAAKQVEINNKQKPKVTEAENSNFDSSSGDTGKKRRLSTWEKREFDNLEAKIAKLEAEKSTVEKMMTNATAGNYTQVQKLYEQVEKLKQDIDKMTERWMELAEFEG; encoded by the coding sequence ATGACTCTCATCACCTTACAATCTGTTCAAAAAGATTTCGGTATCAAGGAAATTTTAAAGGATGCTAATCTTAGTCTTGATATTACCGATAAAGTCGGTTTAATTGGTACCAATGGTTCTGGTAAATCCACTTTATTGAAAATGATTGCCGGATTAGAACATATTGATAGTGGACAAATTTTAGTTAGTTCTGGTGCCAAAGTTATATATTTACCTCAGCAACCAGATGTTGATGAGAATTTAACTGTGATTGAACAGATTTTTGCTGACAGTGGAGAACAGATGCAGCTAGTTAAAGAATATGAGGATATTTCTCAAAAATTAGCCCATAATCCGGAAAATAATCAACTTGTTTCTCGTTTATCTGTAGTTATGCAAAAGATGGAAGCAACTGGTGCTTGGGAGTTAGAAACTAATGCCAAAATTATTCTTTCTAAGTTAGGAATTACTGACTTAGATGCGAAAGTTGGAACTTTGTCGGGAGGTTATCGCAAGCGAATTGCTTTAGCAACGGCTTTATTATCTGAGCCAGATTTATTATTGATGGATGAACCAACTAACCATTTAGATGCTTTGTCGGTGGAATGGCTACAAACCTATTTAAATAGGTTTCGCGGGGCTTTGTTGTTAATAACTCACGATCGATATTTTCTAGATCAAGTAACTAATAAGATTATTGAAATTGATCGAGGGGATATTTATAGTTTCTCTGGAAATTATTCCTACTATTTAGAAAAGAAGGCTTTAGCAGAAGAATCTGCTAGTAGTAGTCAGCAAAAATTTCAAGGTGTTTTGCGACGAGAATTGGAATGGTTAAAAAAAGGACCAAAAGCACGTAGTACAAAACAGAAAGCGCGAATTCAAAGAATTGAAGGAATGCGGGAAACTGAATTTAAGGAGAAGTTAGGGAAAGTTGATATTTCCACTGTAAGCCGGAGAATTGGCAAGAAAGTTATTGAACTAAATCAGGTTTCTAAAACTTATGATGAAAGGGTTTTAATTAAAGATTTTACTTATGAGTTTAGTCCGGAAGATAGAATTGGTATCATTGGTGAAAATGGTGCGGGCAAATCAACCTTGATGAATATTATTACTCAAAAAATCCACCCGGATACAGGAACTGTGGAAATTGGGAGTACAATTCATATTGGTTATTTTGATCAGCATTCTGATGAATTGCTAGTGGCAATTAATGAGGATCAACGAGTTATAGATTACATTAAGGAGGAAGGGGAATTTATTAAGATTGCTGATGGTACTCAAATATCAGCTTCGCAAATGTTGGAAAGATTCCTATTTCCAGGAAATCAACAATATGCACCAATTAGTAAATTATCTGGTGGAGAAAAAAGACGTTTATTTTTACTACGAGTATTAATGAGTGCGCCAAATGTTTTGATTCTCGATGAACCGACGAATGATTTGGATGTGCAAACTTTGGCAATTTTGGAAGAATATTTAGAGGATTTTGCTGGTTGTGTAATTGTAGTATCTCACGACCGCTATTTTTTAGATCGGGCGGTAGATACAATTTTTGCTTTGGAAGAGGGAGGAAACATCCGACAGTATCCTGGAAATTATTCAGTATATATAGATTACAAAAAAGCTGAGGAAGCAGCAAAGCAAGTAGAGATTAATAATAAGCAAAAACCCAAGGTAACTGAAGCTGAAAATAGTAATTTTGATTCATCTAGCGGTGATACAGGGAAGAAGCGGAGATTATCAACCTGGGAAAAACGGGAATTTGATAACTTAGAAGCGAAAATTGCTAAATTGGAAGCTGAAAAATCCACAGTTGAGAAAATGATGACAAACGCAACTGCTGGAAATTATACGCAGGTGCAAAAATTGTATGAACAGGTGGAAAAATTGAAGCAAGATATTGACAAAATGACAGAAAGGTGGATGGAATTAGCAGAATTTGAGGGTTAA
- a CDS encoding J domain-containing protein, whose translation MADSNHYETLKVNPNASQAEIKQAYRRLVKLFHPDLNQETTDPDQIIRINAAYEVLGDEKNRHNYDQRFRFSNASSQGRKVPTRQQYQPKRQTGREIDELVEEWMSLIYHPVNRTISRILESLDEQIDDLAADPFDDDLLGAFQDYLESCREELKQAQNKFRSLPNPPSLARTAAHLYYSLSQIGDGLDELKYFPLSYDENYLHTGQEMFRIATQLHHEAQDSAVVYR comes from the coding sequence ATGGCAGATTCTAATCATTATGAGACGTTGAAAGTTAATCCGAATGCTAGCCAAGCGGAAATTAAGCAAGCTTACCGACGCTTGGTAAAGTTATTTCATCCTGATCTTAATCAAGAAACTACAGATCCAGATCAAATAATTAGGATTAATGCTGCATATGAAGTTTTAGGAGATGAAAAAAACCGCCACAATTACGATCAAAGATTTCGCTTTTCTAATGCTTCATCTCAGGGACGGAAGGTACCGACTCGACAACAATATCAACCAAAGCGACAAACAGGTAGAGAAATTGATGAGCTTGTTGAAGAGTGGATGTCTTTAATTTACCATCCTGTTAATCGGACTATTTCTCGCATTCTTGAGTCGTTAGATGAGCAAATTGATGATTTAGCAGCTGATCCTTTTGACGATGATTTGTTGGGTGCTTTTCAGGATTATTTGGAATCTTGTCGTGAAGAATTGAAGCAGGCACAAAATAAGTTCCGTTCTTTACCTAATCCTCCTAGCCTAGCTCGGACTGCTGCACATCTTTATTACAGTTTGAGTCAAATAGGTGATGGTTTAGATGAGTTGAAATATTTCCCATTAAGTTATGATGAGAATTATTTACACACTGGGCAAGAGATGTTTAGGATTGCGACTCAATTACATCATGAGGCTCAAGATTCGGCGGTTGTATACAGGTAA
- the cysK gene encoding cysteine synthase A — translation MRIAKNVTELIGRTPLVRLNHIPQTEGCVAQIVVKMESMNPAASVKDRIGISMINDAEKAGLITPGKTTLVEPTSGNTGIALAMVAAAKGYRLILTMPETMSSERRAMLRAYGAELELTPGIQGMGGAIRRAQEIVDQTAHSYMLQQFRNPANAQIHRTSTAEEIWEDTEGQVDILVAGVGTGGTLTGVAEVIKARKPNFQAIAVEPANSPILSGGRPGAHKIQGIGAGFIPQVLKVELIDEVITVTDEEAISYGRRLAKEEGLLSGISSGAALCATIRVAQRPENAGSLIIMIQPSFGERYLSTPLFQDLEQQASVNMS, via the coding sequence ATGCGTATAGCTAAGAATGTTACAGAACTGATAGGTCGCACTCCACTGGTACGCTTAAATCATATTCCCCAAACAGAAGGTTGTGTGGCGCAAATAGTTGTCAAGATGGAGAGTATGAACCCCGCAGCCTCCGTGAAAGATCGGATTGGAATAAGTATGATTAATGACGCAGAGAAAGCAGGTTTAATTACACCAGGAAAGACAACTTTAGTTGAACCAACCTCTGGGAATACAGGAATTGCTTTAGCAATGGTGGCTGCTGCCAAGGGTTATCGGTTAATTTTGACAATGCCCGAAACAATGAGTTCTGAAAGACGGGCAATGTTACGGGCATATGGTGCGGAGTTAGAATTGACACCAGGAATTCAAGGAATGGGTGGCGCAATTCGACGTGCACAGGAAATAGTCGATCAAACAGCACATTCATACATGTTGCAACAATTTCGGAACCCGGCAAATGCTCAAATCCACCGAACAAGCACCGCAGAAGAGATTTGGGAAGATACAGAGGGACAGGTGGATATTTTGGTGGCTGGAGTTGGTACAGGTGGAACATTAACGGGTGTTGCAGAGGTGATTAAAGCACGCAAACCTAATTTCCAAGCGATTGCTGTGGAACCTGCCAATAGCCCAATTCTATCGGGAGGAAGACCAGGAGCGCATAAAATTCAAGGAATTGGGGCTGGTTTTATTCCTCAGGTTCTCAAGGTAGAATTGATAGATGAGGTAATTACCGTTACCGATGAGGAGGCTATCAGCTATGGTCGGCGTTTGGCAAAGGAAGAAGGCTTATTGTCAGGCATCTCTAGCGGTGCAGCTTTATGTGCTACAATTCGCGTTGCCCAGCGCCCAGAAAACGCTGGAAGTTTAATTATTATGATTCAGCCTAGTTTTGGAGAGAGGTACTTAAGTACACCATTGTTCCAAGATTTAGAGCAACAAGCTAGTGTAAATATGAGCTAA
- a CDS encoding HEAT repeat domain-containing protein encodes MDKRFSNIYGLTEEQAITIIDTPLSELENSSDKYIAVSHLINCPTESAIAALIRAIENSNPQELDERIVRRKAVESLGRLQAISALPTIRKCLQDDDIYTVKNSVWAIGEMATKNPDILEEVAQLLDKEGQIYRVIIHTLADADYKPAIERVKKFTQFPDEPTRSIAIATICRLTGDYGEIDKVMALLQSHNVNVRRGSIQDLIDSRYYKAIPEISSCPVSLVFRLRAIRMLANAGVPSGEIDFAEVKPHLEKVLMDHPKDLSLVHEYDVIPALKFVMNELYETDFGRSYLAVKTLIDIYPEQAPQALMVTYQDRAYHDYGAHYHVMKLLGWLKYAPGYDLLIENLHNRELNFQKSRAAAALALGELGDKRAIPELLTCLKSPIWDLKYATLMALEKLGDSSGKKIAANDQDWLIRAKAGY; translated from the coding sequence ATGGATAAGCGTTTTTCCAACATTTACGGACTTACTGAAGAACAAGCCATCACCATCATCGATACACCACTATCGGAATTGGAAAATTCTTCAGATAAATATATTGCAGTATCCCACTTAATTAACTGTCCCACAGAAAGCGCGATCGCTGCTTTGATTCGGGCTATAGAAAATAGTAACCCGCAAGAGTTAGATGAGCGCATCGTTAGACGCAAAGCGGTGGAAAGTTTAGGACGTTTACAAGCTATATCCGCTTTACCTACGATTCGCAAATGTCTCCAGGATGATGATATTTATACCGTGAAAAACTCCGTTTGGGCAATTGGAGAAATGGCTACCAAGAATCCAGATATTCTCGAAGAAGTTGCTCAACTACTGGATAAGGAAGGACAAATATATCGGGTTATTATTCATACTCTCGCCGATGCTGACTATAAACCAGCAATAGAAAGAGTTAAAAAGTTTACTCAGTTCCCTGATGAACCTACGAGGAGTATAGCAATTGCTACAATTTGTCGCTTAACAGGGGATTATGGGGAAATTGACAAAGTAATGGCACTGTTACAAAGCCATAATGTCAATGTCAGACGTGGAAGTATTCAAGACTTAATCGATTCACGGTACTATAAAGCAATCCCAGAAATTTCCAGTTGTCCGGTTTCTTTGGTATTTAGATTGCGGGCAATTCGCATGTTAGCAAATGCAGGTGTACCCAGTGGTGAAATTGATTTCGCTGAGGTGAAACCGCATCTAGAAAAGGTATTAATGGATCATCCAAAAGATCTAAGTTTGGTGCATGAGTATGATGTCATTCCTGCTCTAAAATTTGTGATGAATGAGCTATATGAAACTGATTTTGGACGCTCCTATTTAGCAGTGAAAACCCTCATTGATATCTACCCTGAGCAAGCACCTCAAGCTTTGATGGTGACATATCAAGACAGAGCTTATCATGATTATGGTGCCCATTACCATGTGATGAAACTATTAGGATGGTTAAAGTATGCACCGGGTTATGATTTGTTAATAGAAAACTTGCATAACCGAGAACTTAATTTTCAAAAATCCCGTGCTGCTGCGGCTTTAGCATTAGGTGAGTTGGGAGATAAACGGGCAATTCCAGAACTTTTAACTTGTCTAAAATCACCAATTTGGGATTTGAAATATGCTACTTTGATGGCTTTGGAAAAGTTGGGTGATAGTAGTGGGAAAAAAATAGCAGCAAATGATCAAGATTGGTTAATTAGGGCAAAAGCTGGTTATTAG
- a CDS encoding serine/threonine-protein kinase has translation MLGNILVGRYQILRSLGGGGFGETYIACDTQLPGSPQCVVKKLKPQANDLQTLQTARRLFHTEAEVLHQLGNHPQIPQLLAYFEENQEFYLVQEFIEGNDLSEEIIPGKPWTQDQITKLLQELLEILEFIHQKNVIHRDLNPRNILRRNHDGKLILIDFGAVKQITTNIVVSSSQSKFTVAIGTPGYTPSEQAQGNPKFSSDIYAVGIIGIQALTGISPENFIRDPDSDEIIWCDEKTEISTDLEQILDKMVRYDFRDRFSSATLAMQAIKEITSPNHATIPLIPIASTPAIKNVNQKANKRIILKGLLGLTLTACVATLSVFIWKNVNAANATELYKQANTFYELQRYQDALNNYEKAVEIQDNYAEAWYGKGKALSGMKKYQDALTAYDKAIQLQPEYLQAWRGRGFTLYKLQRYNEAIASIDKTLASQNDDAEAWEIKADSLDSLKRYDEAIQAYDKAIENQADYYQAWYKKAKVFQGLKRYQDAVTAYDKTLELKPNYADAFYSKGNSLVNLNRYQDAANAYDQTVKIKPDYYQAWLSKGNTLIILQRYQEALEAFDQVIKYNPSSYQAWYSRGLMMHQLQRYDTAIESYDKAIALRGNAYQTWYARGNSLFNLKKYNDALTAYNRSIRYNSNYPESWYSKGNTLLNLQRNKEAIASLQQAIKIKPDYQQAINVLNQLKTQEQAGTQKCGILGLGCTPEKKSDP, from the coding sequence ATGCTGGGAAACATACTTGTTGGACGATATCAAATCCTGCGTAGCTTGGGTGGTGGTGGTTTTGGAGAAACTTATATTGCTTGTGATACCCAATTGCCAGGTTCACCACAGTGTGTTGTCAAAAAACTGAAACCCCAAGCGAATGATTTGCAAACATTACAAACTGCTAGACGTTTGTTCCATACAGAAGCAGAAGTTTTACATCAATTAGGTAATCATCCACAAATTCCCCAGCTACTAGCCTATTTTGAAGAAAATCAAGAGTTTTATCTAGTTCAAGAATTCATCGAAGGTAATGACTTGAGTGAGGAAATCATTCCGGGGAAACCTTGGACTCAAGATCAAATAACTAAATTATTACAAGAGTTATTAGAAATTCTCGAATTTATTCATCAAAAAAATGTAATTCACCGTGATCTCAATCCTCGGAATATTTTACGACGCAATCATGATGGCAAACTTATTTTAATTGATTTTGGTGCAGTCAAACAAATTACCACCAATATAGTTGTCTCATCATCACAATCAAAATTTACAGTTGCTATTGGTACCCCTGGTTATACTCCCAGTGAACAAGCACAGGGAAATCCTAAATTTAGTAGTGATATTTATGCTGTAGGAATAATTGGAATTCAAGCTTTAACTGGTATATCTCCAGAAAACTTTATTCGAGATCCTGATAGTGATGAAATTATTTGGTGTGATGAGAAAACTGAAATTAGTACAGATTTAGAGCAAATTTTAGATAAAATGGTGCGGTATGATTTTCGCGATCGCTTTTCATCTGCAACCCTTGCTATGCAAGCAATTAAGGAGATTACAAGCCCTAATCATGCCACTATTCCCTTAATTCCTATTGCTTCTACACCTGCGATCAAAAATGTTAATCAAAAAGCCAATAAAAGAATTATTCTTAAAGGTTTGCTGGGATTAACACTAACAGCTTGCGTGGCAACTTTATCAGTATTTATTTGGAAAAATGTGAATGCTGCTAATGCCACAGAATTATATAAACAAGCAAATACATTTTATGAATTACAGCGTTATCAAGATGCACTTAATAATTATGAAAAAGCTGTGGAAATTCAAGATAATTATGCTGAAGCTTGGTATGGCAAAGGAAAAGCTTTGTCGGGAATGAAGAAATATCAAGATGCATTAACAGCATACGATAAAGCAATTCAACTACAGCCAGAATATTTACAAGCTTGGAGAGGACGTGGTTTTACTCTATATAAACTACAGCGTTATAATGAGGCAATTGCTTCTATTGATAAAACCTTGGCATCACAAAATGATGATGCAGAAGCTTGGGAAATTAAAGCTGATAGTTTAGATAGTCTGAAGCGTTACGATGAAGCTATTCAAGCATATGATAAAGCAATCGAAAACCAAGCAGACTATTATCAAGCTTGGTACAAAAAAGCTAAAGTCTTTCAAGGCTTAAAACGTTATCAAGATGCTGTTACTGCTTACGACAAAACCTTAGAATTAAAACCTAATTATGCCGATGCATTTTACAGCAAAGGTAATTCCCTAGTTAACTTAAATCGCTATCAAGATGCAGCCAATGCTTACGATCAAACAGTCAAAATTAAACCAGATTATTACCAAGCTTGGTTGTCCAAGGGAAACACCTTAATTATCTTACAACGGTACCAAGAAGCATTAGAAGCATTCGACCAAGTAATTAAATATAACCCCAGTAGTTACCAAGCATGGTATAGTCGCGGGTTGATGATGCATCAATTACAGCGTTACGACACAGCTATCGAATCTTACGATAAAGCAATTGCACTTCGAGGAAACGCCTACCAAACATGGTACGCTCGTGGTAATAGCCTATTTAACTTAAAGAAATATAACGATGCCTTGACAGCTTACAACCGTTCGATTCGCTACAATAGTAACTACCCTGAAAGTTGGTACTCTAAAGGTAACACCTTACTAAATCTACAACGAAATAAAGAAGCGATCGCATCCTTACAACAAGCCATAAAAATTAAGCCAGATTACCAACAGGCAATTAACGTCCTCAACCAGCTAAAAACCCAGGAACAAGCAGGAACACAAAAATGTGGAATCCTTGGTTTGGGGTGTACACCTGAAAAAAAATCTGATCCTTGA
- a CDS encoding DUF1824 family protein translates to MTSQNQRNFTLQDAKKILNKFNCVDIAPAIKSSEKPLIREALLLFTSLSDYQILGICADTAEEGLSAMRTYSLALGYEPPRDLPVIEGPVYIKLNGKNGLCYLDSYAGHHRGVLVSCQSRVQGGINEMYGHLPLDLFL, encoded by the coding sequence ATGACCAGTCAAAACCAACGCAATTTTACCCTCCAAGACGCAAAAAAAATTCTGAATAAGTTCAACTGCGTTGATATTGCACCTGCGATTAAAAGCTCAGAAAAACCTTTAATTCGTGAGGCTTTACTGTTATTTACCAGCCTGTCGGATTACCAAATATTGGGTATCTGTGCTGATACAGCGGAAGAAGGATTGTCTGCCATGAGAACTTATTCTTTAGCTTTGGGATATGAACCTCCTCGTGATTTACCTGTTATTGAGGGTCCTGTTTATATTAAGTTAAATGGTAAGAATGGCTTGTGCTATTTGGACTCCTATGCTGGTCATCATCGTGGTGTATTAGTATCATGTCAGTCTCGTGTTCAAGGTGGAATTAATGAAATGTATGGACATTTACCTTTAGATTTATTTCTGTAA
- a CDS encoding RrF2 family transcriptional regulator codes for MEISCKSEYAILALIELATYYQSGEPLQIRQIAAQQKIPDRYLEQLLATLRRGGLVKSQRGSRGGYLLMREPWRITIFEVLECLEGLDIKVSEEETKPKTLDSGVVEEIWQEARQAANSVLQKYTLADLCEKRDSRKQLDIMYYI; via the coding sequence GTGGAAATATCGTGTAAATCTGAATATGCAATCTTGGCATTAATAGAACTGGCTACCTATTATCAAAGCGGAGAGCCTCTGCAAATTAGGCAAATTGCGGCACAGCAGAAAATACCTGATCGTTATCTAGAACAGCTTCTTGCCACATTGCGACGTGGGGGATTAGTTAAAAGTCAACGCGGTTCTAGGGGAGGTTATTTGCTAATGCGTGAACCTTGGAGAATTACGATTTTTGAAGTATTGGAATGTTTAGAAGGCTTAGATATCAAAGTTAGTGAGGAAGAGACGAAACCGAAGACACTTGATAGCGGAGTTGTAGAAGAAATTTGGCAAGAAGCGCGTCAAGCAGCAAATTCGGTCTTACAGAAATATACCTTAGCTGATCTTTGTGAGAAAAGAGATTCCCGCAAACAGCTAGATATCATGTACTACATCTAG